A stretch of Cystobacter ferrugineus DNA encodes these proteins:
- a CDS encoding Uma2 family endonuclease, producing the protein MGPPSTVPLRKPATYQDLVALPEHLVGELIDGDLYASPRPASRHAKVSSVLGMDLGGAFQRGRGGPGGWWIVDEPELHFGKDVLVPDLAGWRCERMPTIPDVPFFELAPNWICEVLSPSTAKLDLVRKLPRYARAGVEHAWVVDPIHQTLEVFHQEQGRWVLLDAFAGDDRVRAPPFDAIELELGSLWLETPAT; encoded by the coding sequence ATGGGCCCCCCGTCTACAGTCCCCCTTCGAAAGCCTGCGACCTACCAGGACCTCGTCGCGCTGCCCGAGCACCTGGTGGGCGAGCTCATCGACGGTGATTTGTATGCCTCGCCCCGGCCCGCGTCTCGCCATGCGAAGGTGTCTTCCGTCCTCGGGATGGACCTGGGTGGCGCCTTCCAGCGGGGGCGTGGAGGTCCGGGAGGCTGGTGGATCGTGGACGAGCCCGAGCTTCACTTCGGCAAGGATGTCCTCGTCCCTGATCTGGCGGGGTGGCGATGCGAGCGCATGCCCACCATTCCGGACGTGCCCTTCTTCGAGTTGGCACCCAATTGGATCTGCGAGGTGCTCTCTCCGTCCACGGCGAAGCTGGACCTCGTGCGGAAGCTGCCTCGTTATGCCCGGGCGGGAGTGGAGCATGCCTGGGTGGTGGATCCCATCCACCAGACGCTCGAGGTGTTTCACCAGGAGCAGGGTCGTTGGGTCCTGTTGGACGCCTTCGCGGGTGATGACCGCGTGCGGGCCCCTCCCTTCGATGCCATCGAACTGGAACTGGGCTCGTTGTGGTTGGAGACGCCTGCGACGTGA
- a CDS encoding ankyrin repeat domain-containing protein, with translation MKTGIQEPQSAAIDQEVLEVARTAFQYARGGNAEALAALLDAGLPANLRNERGDTLLMLASYHGHVDTTRVLLEHEADPERTNDRGQTPLAGCAFKGDIAMARLLLDHGTQVDGAGPDGKTALMFAAMFDRVEMMDELLSRGAIPERRDAEKRTALDYARAMGAHRAAERLAALQQTPA, from the coding sequence ATGAAGACAGGGATTCAGGAGCCACAGTCCGCAGCGATCGACCAGGAAGTGTTGGAGGTGGCGCGCACGGCGTTCCAGTACGCGCGCGGTGGAAACGCCGAGGCGCTCGCCGCGCTCCTCGACGCGGGGCTACCCGCCAACCTGCGCAACGAGCGTGGCGACACGCTGCTGATGCTCGCGAGCTATCACGGCCATGTGGACACCACCCGGGTGCTGCTCGAGCACGAGGCCGACCCCGAGCGCACCAATGACCGGGGGCAGACGCCCCTGGCCGGCTGCGCCTTCAAGGGAGACATCGCCATGGCGCGGCTGCTGCTCGACCATGGCACCCAGGTCGACGGCGCGGGCCCGGACGGCAAGACGGCGCTCATGTTCGCGGCGATGTTCGACCGCGTGGAGATGATGGACGAGCTGCTCTCCCGCGGTGCGATCCCCGAGCGCCGGGATGCGGAGAAGCGCACGGCGCTCGACTACGCCCGGGCCATGGGCGCCCACCGCGCCGCCGAGCGGCTCGCGGCGTTGCAGCAGACCCCGGCTTGA
- the thrS gene encoding threonine--tRNA ligase yields the protein MLDVHDHRSLGQRLDLFHLQEEAPGMVFWHPRGHLLYRLIEERVRKQMRLEGYEEVRTPQLLAQPIWERSGHWENFRENMFEFAEEGGRHLALKPVNCPGHIQLVQRMGPSYRDLPLRLGEFGLVHRSEPSGSLHGLFRLRQFTQDDGHIFCAEEQMREEVLRFCRSLRAFYADFGFEDVEVAFSSRPAQRAGSDEVWDVAESLLLEAARQAGLHCRMQPGQGAFYGPKLEFVLKDRPGRDWQCGTIQLDLVLPERFDLHYVDASGQKRRPMMLHRAMLGSLERFIAILLEHHAGALPAWLSPEQVVVASIGEGAAGYAERFAAKLREAGCRAHADARAESLSRKIVDAHQSGVPWLVVAGAREMEKNVVRLRRRDGEQRDLAWDEALAELVAECRPSPSM from the coding sequence ATGCTCGACGTTCATGATCACCGTTCCCTGGGCCAGCGCCTGGACCTCTTCCACCTGCAGGAGGAGGCCCCCGGCATGGTGTTCTGGCACCCCCGCGGCCACCTGCTCTACCGGCTCATCGAGGAGCGCGTCCGCAAGCAGATGCGACTCGAGGGCTACGAGGAAGTGAGGACGCCGCAACTGCTCGCCCAGCCCATCTGGGAGCGCAGCGGCCACTGGGAGAACTTCCGCGAGAACATGTTCGAGTTCGCCGAGGAGGGCGGGCGGCACCTGGCGCTCAAGCCGGTGAACTGCCCGGGCCACATCCAGCTCGTGCAGCGCATGGGGCCGAGCTACCGCGACCTGCCCCTGCGGCTGGGCGAGTTCGGACTCGTGCACCGCAGCGAGCCCAGTGGCTCGCTCCACGGGTTGTTCCGCCTGCGCCAGTTCACGCAGGACGACGGGCACATCTTCTGTGCCGAGGAGCAGATGCGCGAGGAGGTGCTCCGCTTCTGCCGCTCGCTGCGCGCCTTCTACGCCGACTTCGGCTTCGAGGACGTGGAGGTCGCCTTCTCCAGCCGTCCTGCCCAGCGGGCCGGAAGCGATGAGGTGTGGGACGTGGCCGAGTCCCTGTTGCTCGAGGCGGCGCGGCAGGCGGGGCTGCACTGCCGCATGCAACCGGGACAAGGCGCGTTCTACGGGCCCAAGCTGGAGTTCGTGCTCAAGGACCGGCCCGGTCGCGACTGGCAATGCGGGACGATCCAGCTCGATCTCGTGCTCCCGGAGCGCTTCGATCTGCACTACGTGGATGCCTCGGGACAGAAGCGCCGGCCGATGATGTTGCATCGCGCGATGCTCGGCAGCCTGGAGCGCTTCATCGCCATCCTCCTGGAACACCACGCAGGCGCGCTGCCCGCGTGGCTGTCACCGGAGCAGGTAGTGGTGGCCTCGATCGGGGAGGGGGCCGCGGGCTACGCCGAGCGCTTCGCCGCGAAGCTGCGCGAGGCGGGCTGCCGGGCGCACGCGGATGCACGGGCCGAGTCGCTCTCGCGGAAGATCGTCGACGCGCACCAGTCCGGAGTGCCCTGGCTCGTCGTGGCGGGCGCTCGCGAGATGGAGAAGAACGTGGTCCGGCTGCGACGGCGGGATGGCGAGCAGCGCGACCTCGCCTGGGATGAGGCGCTGGCGGAACTCGTCGCCGAGTGCCGGCCCTCGCCCTCCATGTGA
- a CDS encoding catalase produces the protein MSTRPQLTTESGAPVADNQHSQTAGAAGPVLLQDHHLLEKLARFNRERIPERVVHAVGSGAYGTFVVTNPDIARYTRMKLFSEQGKRTEVFVRFSTVAGSKGAPDTARDPRGFAVRFYTEDGNWDVVGNNTPIFFLRDGIKFPDFIHSQKYDPYSNRQEPDNVWDFFSHSPEATHQFTWLFGDRGIPASLRHMDGFGSHTFQWVNANNERFFVKFHFKTNQGIRALSTQEAEAIGGRDPQHHQSDLYAAIERGEFPSWTLKVQVMPEAEAASYRFNPFDLTKVWSQKDYPLIELGRMELNRTPDNFFAEVEQAALDPAHFVPGIGPSPDRMLQARLFAYGDAARYRLGINHTQLPVNSPKGVKGGARNYGRDGGMRFDGNGGRSKNYEPNSFNGPEQSNEPSGLGVSVSGTTGTYVNPRHAEDNDYVQAGDLYRLMSEQERERLVANISGSLAQVSREDIITRAISHFRQADEQYGARVAAAVHKLRQSR, from the coding sequence ATGAGCACCCGTCCCCAGCTGACCACGGAGTCCGGAGCCCCCGTCGCCGACAACCAGCACTCGCAGACCGCCGGGGCCGCGGGTCCGGTGCTGCTGCAGGATCACCACCTGCTCGAGAAGCTCGCCCGCTTCAACCGCGAGCGCATCCCCGAGCGCGTCGTGCACGCGGTGGGCTCGGGCGCCTACGGCACCTTCGTGGTGACCAATCCCGACATCGCGCGCTACACGCGCATGAAGCTCTTCAGCGAGCAGGGCAAGCGCACCGAGGTCTTCGTGCGCTTCTCCACGGTGGCCGGCTCCAAGGGCGCGCCCGACACCGCGCGCGACCCCCGGGGCTTCGCGGTGCGCTTCTACACCGAGGACGGCAACTGGGACGTGGTGGGCAACAACACCCCCATCTTCTTCCTGCGCGACGGCATCAAGTTCCCGGACTTCATCCACTCGCAGAAGTACGACCCGTACAGCAACCGCCAGGAGCCCGACAACGTCTGGGACTTCTTCTCCCACTCGCCCGAGGCCACGCACCAGTTCACCTGGCTCTTCGGTGACCGGGGCATCCCCGCCTCGCTGCGGCACATGGACGGGTTCGGCTCGCACACCTTCCAGTGGGTGAACGCGAACAACGAGCGCTTCTTCGTGAAGTTCCACTTCAAGACCAACCAGGGCATCCGCGCGCTCTCCACCCAGGAGGCCGAGGCCATCGGCGGAAGGGATCCGCAGCACCATCAGAGCGACCTGTACGCGGCCATCGAGCGCGGCGAGTTCCCGTCCTGGACGCTCAAGGTCCAGGTGATGCCCGAGGCCGAGGCGGCCTCCTACCGCTTCAACCCGTTCGACCTCACCAAGGTCTGGTCCCAGAAGGACTACCCGCTCATCGAGCTGGGCCGCATGGAGCTCAACCGCACGCCGGACAACTTCTTCGCCGAGGTGGAGCAGGCGGCGCTGGATCCCGCGCACTTCGTGCCGGGCATCGGTCCCTCGCCGGACCGCATGCTCCAGGCGCGCCTGTTCGCCTACGGGGACGCGGCGCGCTACCGGCTGGGCATCAACCACACCCAGTTGCCGGTGAACTCGCCCAAGGGCGTGAAGGGCGGCGCGCGCAACTACGGCCGCGACGGAGGCATGCGCTTCGATGGCAATGGCGGGCGCTCCAAGAACTACGAGCCGAACAGCTTCAACGGCCCCGAGCAGTCCAACGAGCCCTCGGGCCTGGGCGTCTCCGTGAGCGGCACCACGGGCACCTACGTCAACCCGCGGCACGCCGAGGACAACGACTACGTGCAGGCGGGCGACCTGTACCGGCTGATGAGCGAGCAGGAGCGCGAGCGTCTCGTGGCGAACATCTCGGGCAGCCTCGCGCAGGTGAGCCGCGAGGACATCATCACCCGGGCCATCTCCCACTTCCGTCAAGCGGATGAACAGTACGGCGCGCGCGTGGCGGCGGCCGTCCACAAGCTGCGTCAGTCTCGCTAG
- a CDS encoding LysR substrate-binding domain-containing protein — MASLNDLSLRQLEYVVAVADVLGFRKAAERCHVSQPALSAQIQQLEDVLGVKLFERDKRRVMLTQAGEELVSRARRVLTEAGDILSAASRLSDPFAGPLQLGVIPTVAPYVLPEVIPAVTKQYPRMRLRLREEKTELLVRGLEEGRLDGALVALDPELGDVEQTVIAEDAFVVALPPGHPLTKKKQVQLRDLDEENVLLLEDGHCFRSQALALCTRVGAREVDFRATSLTTLAQMVMSGEGSITLLPAISVPLENRLGQLEVRPLAPSPSRILALVWRPGYPRAGALRALADTMRAAWPGKRETAKRS; from the coding sequence ATGGCCTCCCTGAACGACCTGTCCCTGCGGCAGTTGGAATATGTCGTCGCCGTCGCCGACGTGCTCGGCTTCCGCAAAGCGGCCGAGCGCTGTCACGTGTCGCAGCCCGCCTTGAGCGCGCAGATCCAGCAGTTGGAGGACGTGCTCGGGGTGAAGCTCTTCGAGCGCGACAAGCGCCGCGTCATGTTGACCCAGGCGGGCGAGGAGCTGGTGTCCCGCGCCCGCCGTGTGCTCACCGAGGCGGGGGACATCCTCTCGGCCGCTTCCCGCCTGTCGGATCCCTTCGCGGGTCCCCTGCAACTGGGCGTCATCCCCACGGTGGCGCCCTACGTGCTGCCCGAGGTGATTCCGGCGGTGACGAAGCAGTACCCGCGGATGCGGCTGCGGCTGCGCGAGGAGAAGACGGAGCTGCTCGTGCGCGGGCTGGAGGAGGGACGGTTGGACGGGGCACTGGTGGCGCTCGATCCGGAGCTGGGGGACGTGGAGCAGACGGTCATCGCGGAGGATGCCTTCGTCGTCGCGCTGCCTCCGGGTCATCCGTTGACGAAGAAGAAGCAGGTGCAGCTACGCGACCTGGACGAGGAGAACGTGCTGTTGCTGGAGGATGGGCACTGCTTTCGCAGCCAGGCACTCGCGCTGTGCACCCGCGTGGGCGCGCGCGAGGTGGACTTCCGTGCGACGAGCCTCACCACGCTGGCGCAGATGGTGATGTCGGGCGAGGGCAGCATCACGCTGCTGCCGGCGATCTCGGTGCCGCTGGAGAATCGACTGGGTCAGCTCGAGGTGCGGCCCCTGGCGCCGTCTCCGAGCCGCATCCTCGCCCTCGTGTGGCGGCCGGGCTATCCCCGGGCCGGGGCGTTGCGCGCGCTCGCGGACACGATGCGCGCGGCGTGGCCCGGGAAACGGGAGACGGCGAAGCGGAGCTGA
- a CDS encoding class I SAM-dependent methyltransferase, whose product MRFFLAAACLSLVGCSHTPAIPSAPASEDVVSPAGAIVAAADRPESDRALDPGRHPAALLEFVGVRPGMKVAELMAGGGYTTELLARAVGPRGVVYGENPRFVLERFAEKPWSERLARPVNQNVVRVDRELDDPFPPEVTDLDAVVSNIIYHDTVWFGTDRAKMNAAVFRALKPGGVYVILDSSAKPGTGVSDAKTLHRIDEQTVRDEVLAAGFQFLQDSDVWRNPQDTRDWDSSPGAAGARRGTSDRFALKFIKPQ is encoded by the coding sequence ATGCGATTCTTCCTCGCCGCTGCCTGCCTGTCCCTCGTGGGTTGTTCCCATACACCCGCTATTCCCTCGGCCCCCGCTTCCGAGGACGTGGTCTCTCCCGCCGGAGCCATCGTCGCCGCAGCGGATCGGCCCGAGTCCGATCGGGCCCTCGATCCGGGCCGCCATCCCGCCGCCCTGCTCGAGTTCGTGGGCGTCCGGCCCGGCATGAAGGTCGCCGAGCTGATGGCGGGGGGTGGATACACCACCGAGCTGCTCGCGCGCGCCGTGGGTCCTCGTGGGGTCGTCTATGGCGAGAACCCCCGGTTCGTCCTCGAGCGCTTCGCGGAGAAGCCCTGGAGCGAGCGGCTCGCCCGCCCGGTCAACCAGAACGTGGTACGGGTGGATCGCGAGCTGGACGATCCCTTTCCGCCCGAGGTGACCGACCTGGACGCGGTGGTGAGCAACATCATCTATCACGACACCGTGTGGTTCGGCACCGACCGGGCGAAGATGAACGCGGCCGTCTTCCGCGCGCTCAAGCCTGGTGGGGTCTACGTCATCCTCGACTCGAGCGCGAAGCCCGGCACGGGCGTGAGTGACGCCAAGACACTGCACCGCATCGACGAGCAGACCGTGCGCGACGAGGTGCTCGCGGCGGGCTTCCAGTTCCTGCAGGACAGTGATGTCTGGCGCAATCCCCAGGACACGCGTGACTGGGACTCCAGCCCGGGCGCCGCCGGCGCGCGCCGTGGCACCAGCGATCGCTTCGCCCTGAAGTTCATCAAGCCCCAGTGA